One region of Chitinophaga varians genomic DNA includes:
- the hisD gene encoding histidinol dehydrogenase, whose amino-acid sequence MQTIKFPDKASWNTLLQRPVMDTSALEAKVEAILRDVQQNGDQAVKKYAAEFDKVQLTDLEVKPEAFNAAEAALEPALKAAIQQAAKNIATFHKAQQEKTQIIETMPGVQCWRKPVGIEKVGLYIPGGSAPLFSTILMLGIPATIAGCKEIILCTPSLHPAILYTAQLVGISRVFTIGGVQAIGAMAYGTETVPRVYKIFGPGNQYVTCAKQLVNKRGVAIDMPAGPSEVAVLADDSCVPDFVAADLLSQAEHGPDSQVVLVTTSEKVIADVEKALQAQLDKLPRKSIATAALDNSKMILVQDLDTAMEMLNAYAPEHLILACRNELNVADKVTNAGSVFLGNYTPESAGDYASGTNHTLPTNGYATAYSGVSLDSFVKKITFQQITPQGLQQIGPTIEAMAAAEGLDAHKNAVSVRLQ is encoded by the coding sequence ATGCAAACAATAAAATTTCCCGATAAAGCTAGCTGGAACACTTTGCTGCAACGCCCGGTGATGGATACTTCAGCGCTGGAAGCCAAAGTGGAAGCCATTCTTCGCGATGTACAGCAGAATGGCGACCAGGCGGTGAAAAAATATGCGGCTGAATTTGACAAGGTGCAACTGACAGACCTTGAAGTAAAACCAGAAGCATTCAACGCAGCGGAAGCGGCCCTGGAACCTGCGCTGAAAGCGGCTATTCAGCAGGCGGCTAAAAACATCGCTACTTTCCACAAAGCACAACAGGAAAAAACACAGATCATCGAAACCATGCCCGGCGTACAATGCTGGCGCAAACCGGTAGGCATTGAGAAAGTAGGACTGTATATCCCCGGTGGCTCTGCGCCACTGTTCTCTACCATCCTGATGCTGGGCATTCCTGCTACCATCGCCGGTTGTAAGGAGATCATCCTCTGTACGCCTTCGTTGCACCCGGCTATCCTGTATACGGCTCAACTGGTGGGCATCTCCCGGGTATTCACCATCGGCGGGGTACAGGCCATCGGTGCTATGGCCTATGGCACGGAAACAGTGCCCAGGGTATATAAAATCTTCGGTCCGGGCAACCAATACGTTACCTGCGCCAAACAGCTGGTCAACAAAAGAGGCGTGGCCATCGATATGCCTGCCGGTCCTTCAGAAGTGGCAGTGCTGGCGGATGACAGCTGTGTGCCCGATTTTGTGGCAGCTGATCTGCTCTCTCAGGCGGAACACGGTCCGGATAGCCAGGTGGTGCTGGTCACCACCAGCGAAAAAGTAATCGCAGACGTGGAAAAAGCCCTGCAGGCGCAGCTGGACAAGCTGCCCCGCAAATCCATCGCTACGGCGGCACTGGACAACAGTAAGATGATTTTGGTGCAGGATCTTGATACCGCTATGGAGATGCTCAACGCGTATGCGCCTGAACACCTGATCCTGGCCTGCCGTAACGAGCTCAACGTGGCAGATAAGGTAACCAACGCGGGCTCCGTGTTCCTGGGCAACTATACGCCGGAAAGCGCAGGCGACTACGCCTCCGGTACCAACCACACCCTGCCAACCAACGGCTATGCCACCGCCTACAGCGGCGTGTCTTTGGATAGTTTTGTAAAGAAAATTACCTTCCAGCAGATAACACCACAGGGCCTTCAGCAAATCGGGCCCACTATTGAAGCCATGGCCGCGGCAGAAGGACTGGACGCACATAAAAACGCCGTGTCTGTCAGATTGCAATAA
- the hisC gene encoding histidinol-phosphate transaminase encodes MFNLESLLRENIKRLVPYSSARDEFKGQASVFLDANENAFGSPLPVNYNRYPDPMQWPLKYKLAEIKGVPPQNIFLGNGSDEPIDLLYRAFCNPGGRDNVVLCPPTYGMYEVSAHINDVTIRKVSLTPDFQLDLEGLQQAVDENTKLVFICSPNNPTGNSINRSDIELLLNNFDGIVVIDEAYINFSRQKSFIQELTEYPNLVVLQTLSKAWGLAGLRVGMAFAGEDIINVFNKVKPPYNISQATQELALQALDNVARVNEWIRDIVIERDLLSAGLEQLPQVLNVYPSDANFILVQTTDAKGIYQYLTERGIVVRDRSKVELCMGCLRITVGTPEENVQLLDALKTFNLKTETPVSA; translated from the coding sequence ATGTTTAATCTGGAATCCCTGCTCAGGGAAAATATAAAAAGACTGGTGCCGTATTCTTCCGCAAGGGATGAATTCAAAGGGCAGGCGTCCGTATTCCTGGATGCCAACGAAAACGCCTTCGGGTCGCCGCTGCCGGTGAACTATAACCGGTATCCTGACCCGATGCAATGGCCGCTGAAATACAAACTGGCCGAAATCAAAGGTGTGCCGCCGCAGAACATCTTCCTCGGCAATGGCAGCGATGAGCCTATCGACCTGCTGTACCGCGCTTTCTGCAATCCCGGTGGCCGCGATAACGTGGTGCTGTGCCCGCCCACCTACGGCATGTACGAGGTGAGCGCCCACATCAACGACGTGACCATCCGCAAAGTAAGCCTCACCCCCGATTTTCAGCTGGACCTCGAAGGGCTGCAACAGGCAGTGGATGAAAATACCAAACTGGTGTTTATCTGCTCTCCTAACAATCCTACCGGTAATTCTATCAACCGGTCCGATATAGAGTTACTGCTGAATAATTTCGACGGTATCGTGGTGATCGATGAAGCATACATCAATTTCTCCCGCCAGAAGTCCTTTATACAGGAGCTGACAGAATATCCCAATCTGGTGGTGCTGCAAACCCTGTCCAAAGCATGGGGACTGGCCGGCCTCCGCGTAGGCATGGCTTTCGCCGGCGAAGACATCATCAATGTTTTCAATAAGGTAAAACCGCCGTACAATATCAGCCAGGCTACACAAGAACTGGCCTTGCAGGCGCTGGACAACGTAGCGCGCGTCAATGAATGGATACGCGACATCGTGATAGAACGTGACCTGCTCTCTGCCGGCCTGGAACAGCTGCCGCAGGTGCTGAATGTATATCCCAGCGACGCCAATTTTATTCTGGTGCAGACTACCGACGCCAAAGGCATCTATCAGTACCTCACCGAACGTGGCATCGTGGTGCGCGACCGCTCCAAAGTAGAGCTTTGCATGGGCTGTCTCCGCATCACCGTAGGCACACCGGAAGAAAATGTGCAGTTGCTCGACGCATTAAAAACTTTTAACCTGAAAACTGAAACACCGGTATCAGCATGA